The Thermus albus genomic sequence TCGGGCACCTTAAGCTGGCCCTTGATGATCTGCTGCTTCAAGACCTCCAGCTTGCTGACCACGGCGGCCGGGATCAGGGCCTTGTTGTACTCGTCCAGGGCATAGCCTACCCCGTTGTTGGCCAGGCCGAACTCCCGCACCCCGCCCTTAAAGGCCTTCTGCACCACGCTCTTGATGACCTCGTAGGTGGCCACGTCCACCCGCTTCAGCATGGAGGTGAGGCCGTGGTTCAGGGTGCTGGGGTTATTGTCGGTGTCCCCCAGGTAGTTCTGGTTGGCGTCCACCCCGATGAAGAAGAGAGGCGTGGCCTTGGTGCCGTCGGTGCCACAGGTCTTGGTGTAATCGGCGTACTTGGGCACCTTGGCGTAGGGGTCGGCCTTGCGCACAAAGCGGATGGCCCCGCCCTCCTTGAGGCACTTGGCCTGTTTCACGTAGTCGATGAGGCCCAGGCCCGAACCGCCCGCAGCGGCGTAGATGATGTCCGCCCCCTGGCGCACCTGGCTGGCGGCGATCTCCTTGGCCTTGGCGGGGTCGTTCCAGGCGGCGGGGGTGTTGCCCACATAGCCCACCAGGACC encodes the following:
- a CDS encoding BMP family lipoprotein, with translation MKRIVTLLAVLALGLSLAQVRVGIAFDAGGKFDRSFNQSAWEGAQKAAKDFGVKLFDFEPADPSQVGQGIRTFAEEGFDLVIGVGFANEPAITATAKEFPKVNFAVIDAVPGEGKLANALGLVFREHEGSFLVGYIAGKMTRTGVVGFIGGMDIPLIHKFEAGFRAGAEYAFKEDKIQGKVLVGYVGNTPAAWNDPAKAKEIAASQVRQGADIIYAAAGGSGLGLIDYVKQAKCLKEGGAIRFVRKADPYAKVPKYADYTKTCGTDGTKATPLFFIGVDANQNYLGDTDNNPSTLNHGLTSMLKRVDVATYEVIKSVVQKAFKGGVREFGLANNGVGYALDEYNKALIPAAVVSKLEVLKQQIIKGQLKVPEKR